The proteins below come from a single Saccharophagus degradans 2-40 genomic window:
- a CDS encoding formate/nitrite transporter family protein, whose translation MSYLAPAEFATKMVDAGESKVFMSTRDTLIRAYMAGAILALAAVFAVTIAVQTGVFLIGAILFPVGFCMLYLMGFDLLTGVFVLAPLAWLDKRPGVTVKGILRNWGLVFLGNFGGALTVAFMMAFIFTYGFNVEAGAIGSKVAGIGEARTLGYAEHGVAGWITIFIRGMLCNWMVSLGVVGAMISTSVSGKVIAMWMPIFLFFFMGFEHSVVNMFLFPFGLIMGGEFSVMDYFIWNEIPTALGNLVGGLAFTGLTLYTTHVRTGAKRTA comes from the coding sequence ATGTCTTATTTAGCCCCCGCGGAATTCGCCACCAAAATGGTGGATGCCGGTGAATCTAAAGTATTTATGTCCACCCGCGATACATTAATTCGCGCCTATATGGCTGGCGCAATATTAGCGTTAGCAGCGGTATTTGCCGTTACCATTGCTGTGCAAACGGGCGTGTTTTTAATTGGTGCAATTTTGTTCCCCGTTGGTTTTTGTATGCTTTACCTAATGGGGTTCGACCTGTTAACAGGGGTGTTTGTGTTGGCACCGCTTGCTTGGCTGGATAAACGCCCAGGCGTAACGGTAAAAGGAATATTGCGCAACTGGGGGCTTGTGTTTTTAGGTAACTTTGGTGGTGCGCTTACGGTAGCTTTTATGATGGCGTTTATTTTTACTTATGGCTTTAACGTAGAGGCTGGCGCGATTGGTTCTAAAGTTGCGGGTATTGGCGAGGCACGTACGCTAGGTTATGCCGAGCATGGTGTTGCAGGTTGGATAACTATTTTTATTCGCGGCATGCTGTGTAACTGGATGGTATCGCTAGGTGTAGTAGGGGCGATGATTTCTACATCGGTTAGCGGCAAGGTTATAGCAATGTGGATGCCTATCTTCTTGTTCTTCTTTATGGGCTTTGAGCATTCTGTTGTAAATATGTTCTTGTTCCCATTTGGTTTAATTATGGGCGGTGAGTTTTCTGTAATGGATTATTTTATTTGGAACGAAATTCCAACTGCATTGGGTAACCTTGTGGGTGGCTTGGCATTTACCGGTTTAACGCTTTACACCACACATGTGCGCACGGGTGCAAAACGTACGGCGTAA
- a CDS encoding glycoside hydrolase family 53 protein: MKTKIIQLFLLALTCSFMASCGGASDSNPPPVTEPEPQPEQEPEQEPEAEPEAEPVAFYFGNDLSYVNEMEDCGAVYKDAGSVVDPYEVIANHGGNLVRVRHWNDPYWQALITQPESVAANWKANYSGLEDVTETIRRSKAAGMEVLLDFHFSDIWADPGRQTTPRAWENDFGDEDAMAAHIYDYVTSVLTGLNDEGLMPELIQIGNESNSGMMTTQNLIIEMNDAGTGLNVSKGGQTNYSDQYVARMYNSAISAVRDISEGMTNAPRIAIHVAGADKAVAFFDKLKSIGVTDIDIAGFSFYYGWEQAPIEDVASMIATLKERHPNLDPLMLETGYLWDEENIDSLGNIIGIADPAYLPVSKQNQLKYLTDLSQAVADAGGIGVVFWEPSWVSTECRTPWGQGSSHEHVAYFDHRDGLNFHIGGQWMEVTKLSETPEAGLATTFRVDMTGQDTSAGVFIRGAFTEDTLQPMLYEGENIYSYTTHIQAAQSGSYHYAIGLKNGTRETVPSECANPEDTLNRLYTVGENGEQLVTAVWASCDVFDPQAAGPTTLTLNVDMTGVDVSGGVYVAGDLNAWTITELTQVGASAIYTISYDLAVGAEGGYYFLNGSDWGDRETIPEECVGYYDADRGFLVEEQSPQVLDLVWSSCQ, translated from the coding sequence GTGAAGACAAAAATAATCCAGCTATTTCTACTTGCCTTAACGTGCAGTTTTATGGCGAGTTGTGGCGGTGCCAGTGACAGCAACCCGCCACCGGTGACTGAGCCAGAACCCCAGCCTGAACAAGAACCAGAGCAGGAGCCAGAAGCTGAACCAGAAGCGGAGCCTGTTGCATTCTATTTCGGTAACGACCTTTCCTACGTAAACGAAATGGAAGACTGCGGCGCAGTGTATAAAGATGCAGGCAGTGTAGTAGACCCCTACGAAGTGATCGCCAATCACGGCGGCAACCTTGTGCGCGTGCGTCACTGGAACGACCCCTACTGGCAGGCGCTTATTACCCAGCCAGAATCTGTAGCGGCAAATTGGAAAGCTAATTACAGTGGGCTTGAAGATGTAACAGAAACAATTCGACGATCAAAAGCCGCCGGTATGGAAGTGCTGCTCGACTTTCATTTCTCAGATATTTGGGCAGACCCCGGCAGGCAAACAACGCCGCGCGCATGGGAAAATGACTTTGGCGATGAAGACGCCATGGCTGCGCATATATACGATTACGTAACATCAGTACTCACAGGGTTAAACGACGAAGGTTTAATGCCCGAGCTTATTCAAATTGGTAACGAATCTAACTCCGGCATGATGACGACTCAAAACCTCATTATAGAAATGAATGATGCGGGTACGGGGTTAAATGTGAGTAAAGGCGGGCAAACAAATTACTCAGATCAATATGTTGCGCGTATGTATAACTCTGCGATTTCTGCTGTGCGCGATATTAGTGAAGGGATGACCAACGCTCCGCGTATTGCTATCCACGTGGCAGGTGCAGATAAAGCCGTCGCATTTTTTGATAAGTTAAAAAGCATCGGAGTAACGGATATTGATATCGCGGGCTTCTCGTTTTATTACGGTTGGGAGCAAGCACCAATAGAAGACGTTGCAAGCATGATTGCAACCTTAAAGGAACGTCACCCTAATTTAGACCCGTTAATGCTTGAAACAGGCTACCTGTGGGATGAAGAAAACATCGATAGCTTAGGCAATATTATTGGCATTGCCGACCCCGCATATTTACCTGTGAGCAAACAGAACCAACTTAAATATCTTACCGATTTATCGCAAGCGGTTGCTGATGCTGGTGGTATTGGAGTGGTGTTTTGGGAGCCATCTTGGGTATCAACCGAATGTCGCACACCTTGGGGGCAGGGCTCATCTCACGAGCATGTTGCTTACTTCGATCACCGCGACGGCTTAAACTTTCATATTGGTGGCCAATGGATGGAGGTTACCAAGTTAAGCGAAACCCCAGAAGCGGGGCTAGCTACTACCTTTAGAGTGGATATGACTGGCCAAGACACCAGCGCAGGGGTATTTATTCGCGGGGCGTTTACCGAAGACACATTGCAGCCCATGCTATATGAAGGCGAAAACATTTATAGTTACACCACGCATATCCAAGCAGCGCAAAGCGGAAGCTACCACTATGCGATTGGCTTAAAAAATGGTACGCGCGAAACGGTTCCTAGCGAATGTGCAAACCCAGAAGATACGTTAAATCGTTTATATACGGTGGGCGAAAATGGGGAGCAGTTAGTTACCGCAGTTTGGGCAAGCTGTGATGTTTTCGATCCGCAAGCGGCTGGGCCAACAACCTTAACGCTTAATGTAGATATGACTGGTGTAGATGTAAGTGGTGGTGTGTATGTTGCAGGCGACTTAAATGCTTGGACAATCACCGAGCTTACACAAGTTGGCGCTAGCGCAATTTATACCATTAGTTACGATTTAGCCGTAGGTGCAGAAGGTGGCTACTACTTCTTGAATGGCAGCGATTGGGGCGATAGGGAAACAATACCAGAAGAATGTGTGGGCTACTATGATGCAGACCGCGGCTTTTTGGTGGAAGAGCAAAGCCCACAGGTATTGGATTTAGTGTGGAGTAGTTGTCAATAA
- a CDS encoding tryptophan halogenase family protein, producing the protein MKQNKIKKVVIAGGGTAGWMAAAAISKLLGKNLDISLVESDQIATVGVGEATIPALQTFHKLLGIKEPHFMAATQATFKLGIEFKRWKDTQSSYIHSFGAVGKDCWAAGFQHFWRRGVDLGVNHDYGDYCLELEAAKQNKFAHPNSGNIFYAYHLDATLYAKYLRKFSETFGVKRIKGKIVEVKTHLHNDYIKSLVLESGQEVEGDLFIDCTGFIGLLIEQTLQTGYEDWSHWLPCDSAVAVQTAATQAPIPYTRSTAHAAGWQWRIPLQHRVGNGLVYCSKHISDEEAKQTLLNNIEGELLTEPRVIKYRTGQRLKHWNKNCVALGLASGFIEPLESTSIHLIQRGILRLLFLFPSNGINDTDVAEYNQQTKAEIEHIRDFIILHYHVNQRNDSRFWRYCANMSIPETLAHRISLFKKSSRFYPKDDELFGEYSWVQVMLGQGIEPEGYHPIVDMMSEDELHHFLKNIRSSVQQALASMPQHTDYIQQYCKAPPIPI; encoded by the coding sequence ATGAAACAAAATAAAATTAAAAAAGTGGTCATCGCAGGTGGCGGCACAGCAGGTTGGATGGCCGCAGCGGCCATATCTAAGTTACTCGGTAAAAACCTCGATATTAGTTTAGTGGAATCCGATCAGATTGCCACGGTAGGGGTGGGTGAGGCTACCATTCCCGCGTTACAAACATTCCATAAGTTGTTGGGCATTAAAGAACCGCACTTTATGGCTGCCACCCAAGCAACCTTCAAACTGGGTATCGAATTCAAACGTTGGAAGGATACCCAGTCGAGCTACATTCATTCGTTTGGCGCAGTAGGTAAAGATTGTTGGGCCGCAGGCTTCCAACATTTTTGGCGGCGGGGAGTAGACTTAGGCGTTAACCACGATTACGGCGATTATTGCTTAGAGCTAGAAGCCGCCAAACAAAATAAATTTGCCCACCCCAATAGCGGCAATATTTTTTACGCCTACCATTTAGATGCAACCCTGTACGCTAAATATCTGCGTAAATTCAGCGAAACCTTTGGCGTAAAACGTATAAAGGGTAAAATTGTTGAAGTTAAAACACACTTACATAACGATTATATTAAATCGTTAGTGTTAGAAAGCGGCCAAGAAGTAGAAGGCGATTTATTTATAGATTGCACAGGTTTTATTGGCCTATTAATAGAGCAAACATTGCAAACCGGTTACGAAGACTGGTCCCACTGGTTGCCCTGCGATAGCGCAGTGGCAGTGCAAACAGCAGCAACGCAAGCGCCCATACCTTATACCCGCTCTACTGCTCACGCTGCCGGCTGGCAGTGGCGTATACCGCTGCAGCATAGAGTGGGAAACGGTTTAGTGTATTGCAGTAAACATATTAGCGATGAAGAAGCTAAGCAAACACTATTAAATAATATTGAAGGCGAACTGCTAACAGAACCAAGAGTAATTAAATATCGCACGGGCCAGCGTTTAAAACACTGGAATAAAAACTGCGTTGCATTAGGGTTGGCAAGCGGCTTTATCGAGCCTCTTGAATCTACAAGTATTCATTTAATACAGCGCGGCATTTTGCGACTGCTTTTTTTGTTCCCTTCGAATGGAATAAACGATACCGATGTGGCTGAATACAATCAGCAAACTAAAGCAGAGATTGAGCATATACGCGATTTTATTATTTTGCATTATCACGTAAACCAGCGTAACGATTCGCGGTTTTGGCGCTACTGCGCAAATATGTCTATACCCGAAACACTCGCGCACCGTATCAGTCTATTTAAAAAATCTTCTCGATTTTACCCAAAAGACGATGAGCTATTTGGCGAGTATTCCTGGGTGCAAGTCATGTTGGGGCAGGGCATAGAGCCAGAGGGGTATCATCCTATTGTGGATATGATGTCTGAGGATGAGCTTCATCACTTTTTAAAAAATATTCGGAGTTCGGTTCAGCAGGCACTTGCCAGCATGCCGCAGCACACCGATTACATTCAGCAGTATTGCAAAGCGCCACCCATACCTATCTAG
- a CDS encoding cupin-like domain-containing protein: MPNTQNIAGSVDRMVSVESIANIGGKVREVNGCTPSNISQEVLTSTQPLILKGLVSQWPIVQAGQQSNAQAVEYIQQFYQGLPVPVSIGAPEIEGRIFYNEDFTGFNYAAKKVHLGSFLNEILAVAEQSKPPTLYVSSSVIDSFLPGMRGANDLALNELNPRVSIWIGNKNRIAAHYDLPNNIACSVVGRRRFTLFPPEQLQNLYPGPLTFAPGGQSISLVDFYAPDFDKFPRFRNALASAQVAELEPGDAVFIPSMWWHHVESLDKLNVLINYWWRETPAFMGPPINVLHHALLTLRDLPPEQRQAWKNIFNHYIFDADESTNAHIPEQALGFLGELDDTAARKLRALLLAQLNR; the protein is encoded by the coding sequence ATGCCTAATACACAAAATATTGCAGGCAGTGTTGATCGTATGGTGAGCGTTGAAAGTATTGCAAATATTGGGGGCAAAGTGCGAGAAGTTAACGGCTGTACGCCAAGCAACATTTCCCAAGAGGTCCTTACTTCTACCCAGCCGTTAATTCTTAAAGGGTTGGTAAGCCAGTGGCCCATTGTACAGGCGGGGCAGCAATCTAACGCACAAGCTGTTGAATATATTCAACAGTTTTATCAGGGGTTGCCTGTACCGGTATCTATAGGTGCGCCAGAAATAGAAGGCCGCATATTTTATAACGAAGATTTTACTGGCTTTAACTACGCCGCTAAAAAAGTACATCTCGGAAGCTTTTTAAACGAAATTCTCGCAGTGGCGGAACAGTCTAAGCCACCAACATTGTATGTAAGCTCTTCGGTAATCGATAGCTTCTTGCCGGGTATGCGTGGGGCTAACGACCTTGCCCTTAACGAATTGAACCCTAGGGTGAGTATTTGGATAGGCAATAAAAATAGAATAGCTGCGCATTATGACTTGCCAAATAATATAGCTTGTTCAGTAGTGGGGCGCAGGCGCTTTACGCTTTTCCCTCCGGAGCAATTACAAAACCTTTACCCTGGCCCGCTTACATTTGCGCCCGGTGGCCAATCAATTAGTTTGGTCGACTTCTATGCGCCCGATTTTGACAAGTTTCCGCGTTTTCGCAATGCGTTAGCAAGCGCGCAGGTTGCCGAACTGGAGCCTGGCGACGCGGTGTTTATTCCAAGCATGTGGTGGCATCACGTAGAGAGCCTAGACAAACTCAATGTGTTAATTAACTACTGGTGGCGAGAGACGCCCGCATTTATGGGGCCACCCATAAATGTATTGCATCACGCGCTATTAACGCTGCGTGATTTGCCCCCAGAGCAACGCCAAGCTTGGAAGAATATCTTTAATCACTACATTTTCGATGCAGACGAAAGTACCAACGCTCATATTCCCGAGCAGGCGCTAGGGTTTCTAGGTGAGTTAGACGATACTGCCGCACGTAAATTGCGCGCGCTGCTGCTCGCCCAGCTTAATCGTTGA
- a CDS encoding SapC family protein, whose translation MSSHVILNNVTHKNLKINTQRSASLGDAVASVLTFPFEFRNILSHYPICFKKDEQSGEFYAAAFMGFEENENLYLTESGWQASYIPLVIEREPFLIGFQASEQGGEPGRIIHVNMESPRISTTQGEPVFLPMGGNTPYLERIGSILEAIYQGQKGSKLFFDELIKHDLLEAFELSVTLNDGSENKLVGFYTVHEERLENLSGAALEALSRSGTLQHAYMALASLSNFSVLIDRKNRLLAAAK comes from the coding sequence ATGAGTAGCCACGTAATTTTAAATAACGTAACCCATAAAAACCTAAAAATTAATACTCAACGTAGCGCCAGTTTAGGCGATGCGGTTGCCTCTGTGCTCACCTTTCCTTTCGAGTTTCGCAATATATTATCCCATTACCCCATTTGCTTTAAAAAAGATGAACAATCCGGCGAGTTTTATGCGGCAGCGTTTATGGGGTTTGAAGAAAATGAAAACTTATATTTAACCGAATCCGGCTGGCAAGCCAGTTATATTCCGCTTGTAATAGAGCGCGAGCCATTTCTAATTGGTTTTCAGGCTAGCGAACAAGGTGGTGAGCCTGGGCGAATTATTCATGTGAATATGGAAAGCCCGAGAATAAGTACTACCCAAGGTGAACCGGTTTTTTTACCTATGGGTGGTAACACACCTTACCTAGAGCGCATAGGGTCTATTTTAGAGGCCATTTACCAAGGCCAAAAGGGCAGTAAATTATTTTTTGACGAGTTAATTAAGCATGACCTACTAGAGGCCTTTGAGCTTAGTGTTACATTAAATGATGGCTCAGAAAATAAACTGGTAGGTTTTTATACCGTGCACGAAGAGCGATTAGAGAATTTATCTGGTGCGGCGTTAGAAGCGCTTAGTCGTAGTGGTACATTGCAGCATGCCTATATGGCATTGGCTTCGCTCTCTAATTTTAGTGTACTTATAGATAGAAAAAACCGACTCTTAGCGGCTGCTAAATAG
- a CDS encoding TonB-dependent receptor: MYKQSFKHKLLAVSIATAVAASANAQEQQTQAEDNQENALEEVIVTGIRASLQRSMDMKRDAKGVVDGISAEDMGKFPDTNLAESLQRITGVAIDRERGEGSKITVRGFGPDFNIVTFNDRQMPTNGGRSFDFANIASEGISAVEVYKSGRANVATGGIGATVNVKTAKPLDKPGFQAVISGKGVHDPSNRDGASVTPEISGIFSNTFADDTFGISLAASYQDREGGSQSATTQDFYSRNLVTQEQIDNGEGDSGAIAVGDPTAIGFPSEVGEGGIYAIPTNIQYNLDEFKRERTNAQLTMQWRPIDTVTATVDYTYAENAISTEHTDLSAWIDPGCQTRESEWVQEGRIWSPTTYRHVGCATDSLQGVGKFAILNENNSIGLNIKWDATEKLSFSLDYHDSSGENSPNSKYGSNSVVAVASNNRITTSGYFSADGMPILDVELGERNDYGQIIRVDEKDPNDVRITGSIFGTAVSRMDVKQLQIQGDFEFDGGHTIDFGVATMEVKNRSQYTDIQRNNWSGVGEPGDIADLLSFESIDGVFDSLNGGGDPRQETLLYSWDFDALIERGEDLLISGDHTTNPSKGGGPCGTGYCPTYNFNSDELTTETSSSVYVQGHYLGEAFNRDYNVYAGLRYEYTEVNSEALSPVVGGVGWDVSSNTFLYGYLKDENGDDLQEFTELTGDYDVLLPSIDFDIELIDDLILRASYSKTITRPTYGALKGQLNIWSIGKEDSTAGSGNPQLLPMESDNLDLSIEWYYGEASYASAGIWSKNVTNFIANGTFEDILLYENVTTPYGGALYQEAIEAITGGDSSVTFDDDDINTYFIENYANGNNPYVIITGEGEDATVQLDGAPGDPAIYFDVSKPVNQRKTSVNGMEFMVQHTFGETGFGLQANYTIVDGDLDYDLNLNEEQWVVPGMSDTANLVGFYDKNGLEIRLAYNWRDQFLVDPGKDPKFVEEYFQLDLNVSYEINDNVSVFVEGINITEENKRVHGRSSYQVREYAVGHARYNLGARYVF; encoded by the coding sequence ATGTATAAGCAATCATTCAAACATAAATTACTGGCTGTAAGTATTGCTACAGCAGTAGCTGCAAGTGCCAATGCACAAGAGCAGCAAACACAAGCAGAAGATAATCAAGAAAATGCACTTGAAGAAGTAATCGTTACGGGTATTCGCGCAAGCTTACAGCGCAGCATGGATATGAAACGCGATGCCAAAGGTGTTGTGGATGGCATCTCCGCAGAAGATATGGGTAAATTCCCCGATACAAACCTCGCTGAATCGTTACAACGTATTACGGGTGTTGCGATTGACCGTGAGCGTGGTGAGGGTTCTAAAATTACGGTGCGCGGTTTTGGACCAGATTTTAACATTGTTACTTTTAATGATCGGCAAATGCCTACTAACGGGGGTAGGTCGTTCGATTTTGCGAACATTGCTTCAGAAGGTATTTCGGCGGTAGAGGTTTATAAGTCTGGTCGCGCAAATGTTGCTACTGGTGGTATTGGTGCAACAGTAAACGTAAAAACAGCTAAGCCATTGGACAAGCCCGGTTTTCAAGCTGTAATTAGCGGTAAGGGTGTGCATGACCCGAGCAACAGAGATGGGGCATCTGTAACGCCTGAAATATCAGGCATTTTTAGTAATACTTTTGCAGACGACACCTTCGGTATTTCTTTGGCTGCAAGTTATCAAGATCGAGAAGGTGGATCTCAGTCTGCAACCACGCAGGATTTTTACAGCCGTAACTTGGTTACGCAAGAGCAAATTGATAACGGTGAAGGAGATAGTGGTGCGATAGCGGTTGGCGATCCAACAGCTATTGGATTCCCTTCTGAAGTTGGTGAGGGTGGCATTTATGCAATTCCTACTAACATTCAATACAACCTTGATGAGTTTAAGCGCGAGCGCACAAATGCCCAGCTAACCATGCAATGGCGCCCAATTGATACTGTTACAGCAACAGTGGATTACACCTATGCAGAAAATGCCATATCGACCGAGCATACAGATTTATCCGCATGGATTGACCCTGGCTGTCAAACTAGAGAGTCCGAATGGGTGCAGGAAGGGCGTATCTGGTCTCCAACTACTTATCGTCATGTAGGGTGTGCTACTGATAGTTTACAAGGCGTTGGTAAGTTTGCGATTTTGAACGAGAACAATTCTATTGGCCTAAATATTAAGTGGGACGCGACAGAAAAATTAAGCTTTTCTTTGGATTATCACGACTCAAGCGGTGAAAACAGCCCTAATAGTAAGTACGGTTCAAATAGCGTAGTTGCTGTTGCGTCTAACAACCGAATTACAACTAGCGGTTATTTCTCTGCAGACGGTATGCCAATACTGGATGTTGAACTAGGTGAGCGTAACGACTACGGTCAAATTATTCGTGTAGATGAAAAAGACCCGAACGATGTACGAATTACCGGTAGTATATTTGGCACTGCAGTTTCTCGAATGGATGTTAAGCAGCTACAAATACAGGGTGATTTTGAATTCGATGGCGGACATACCATCGATTTTGGTGTGGCTACAATGGAAGTTAAAAACCGCAGCCAATATACCGATATTCAGCGTAACAATTGGAGCGGCGTCGGTGAGCCAGGTGATATAGCCGATCTATTAAGTTTCGAATCTATTGACGGTGTGTTTGATAGCTTGAATGGTGGCGGCGACCCACGACAAGAAACGTTACTTTATTCTTGGGACTTCGATGCTCTTATTGAAAGAGGTGAAGATCTGTTAATTTCTGGAGACCACACAACAAACCCTTCTAAGGGTGGGGGACCGTGCGGTACCGGTTATTGCCCAACCTATAATTTTAATTCTGATGAGTTGACCACCGAAACCTCTAGTTCGGTTTATGTGCAAGGCCATTATTTAGGTGAAGCGTTTAATCGTGATTACAACGTATATGCTGGTTTACGGTATGAGTACACCGAAGTGAATTCCGAAGCTCTTTCCCCTGTTGTAGGCGGGGTTGGTTGGGATGTTTCGTCTAACACATTCCTCTACGGTTATTTAAAAGATGAAAACGGCGATGACCTGCAGGAATTTACTGAGTTAACAGGTGATTACGATGTCTTATTGCCTAGCATTGATTTTGATATTGAATTAATAGACGATTTAATTTTGCGCGCTTCTTATAGCAAAACAATTACTCGTCCTACCTATGGTGCCTTAAAGGGGCAGTTAAATATTTGGTCGATAGGTAAAGAAGATAGTACAGCCGGTAGTGGTAACCCACAATTGTTACCTATGGAGTCCGATAACTTAGACCTTTCTATAGAGTGGTACTACGGTGAGGCCAGCTACGCATCTGCTGGTATTTGGTCTAAAAATGTTACTAACTTTATAGCGAATGGCACGTTTGAAGATATTCTACTATATGAGAATGTTACTACACCTTATGGTGGAGCCTTGTATCAAGAAGCGATAGAGGCCATTACAGGTGGCGATTCAAGCGTTACTTTTGATGACGACGACATTAATACCTATTTCATTGAAAACTACGCGAATGGGAATAACCCATATGTAATTATCACTGGTGAAGGCGAAGATGCCACTGTGCAGCTAGATGGCGCACCCGGGGACCCTGCTATTTACTTTGACGTAAGTAAACCAGTCAATCAACGCAAAACCAGCGTGAATGGTATGGAGTTTATGGTGCAGCATACCTTTGGCGAAACGGGTTTCGGCTTACAGGCGAACTACACTATTGTAGATGGCGATTTAGATTACGACCTTAACCTTAATGAAGAGCAGTGGGTTGTGCCCGGAATGAGCGATACCGCTAACCTTGTGGGCTTTTATGATAAAAATGGCTTAGAAATCCGTTTGGCTTATAACTGGCGTGATCAGTTCTTAGTTGACCCAGGTAAAGATCCAAAGTTTGTTGAAGAGTATTTTCAGTTAGACCTGAATGTTAGCTACGAAATTAACGACAATGTGTCTGTATTCGTAGAGGGTATTAACATCACCGAAGAAAATAAACGTGTACACGGTCGTTCAAGCTATCAAGTACGTGAATACGCTGTAGGTCACGCCCGCTATAACCTAGGCGCTCGTTACGTCTTTTAA